One genomic window of Cupriavidus malaysiensis includes the following:
- a CDS encoding lytic transglycosylase domain-containing protein yields the protein MLKGVYLQRAGRVACVALSCMLLAGSAFAQKRPQPQAAVIPGNPDDAFTALREAARKNDADRANALSATLVDYPIPSYVEYFRIKPQLFDASGLARVDAPDDQVRAFLQRYQGDAIADRMRNDWLLVLGKRHDWNGFDAEYPKFVLKDDTQVECYALLSRVLKGQDVSAQARSTLTDPRYYGEGCVDLIGTLAQGRQMSAADVAYQARLALEQNYVTLAGKIAATLPAPGADGDTLAMVVKMARNDPRQAAAYLAASGAGLSPEQLGAAWGVVGQFAAKKLMPEAVDYYRRQLSLGGNQWLSDDTQEWRVRAALRQGDWSMVRQAIEQMRPELRAKDPAWTYWYGRALKAAGRNDEAQQQFQSIAGQFNFYGQLANEELGNRTVVPPRATVSDADVDSMRARPGFLRAQKFYDLNLRFEGNREWNWELRGMTDRQLLAAAEYARRIELLDRAVNTADRTQAEHDFSLRFLMPYRDLMQRATDDVGLDLAWAYGLIRQESRFIMNARSSAGAHGLMQVMPATARYVARKIGMADFSPSMMGDPNINIVLGTNYLNMVFTDLDSSYTLASAGYNAGPGRPKNWRSSLPRAVEGAIFAETIPFSETRGYVKNVLSNATYYAALMSGRPQSLKARLGTIAPSTVTATNLP from the coding sequence ATGCTCAAGGGAGTATATCTGCAGCGTGCCGGACGGGTCGCCTGCGTGGCGCTGTCTTGCATGCTGCTTGCCGGCTCGGCATTCGCCCAGAAGCGGCCGCAGCCCCAGGCGGCGGTCATCCCCGGCAATCCGGACGATGCCTTCACCGCGCTGCGCGAGGCCGCGCGCAAGAATGACGCCGACCGCGCCAATGCCTTGTCGGCCACCCTGGTCGACTACCCCATTCCCTCCTACGTCGAGTATTTCCGCATCAAGCCGCAGCTGTTCGATGCCAGCGGCCTGGCGCGCGTGGACGCGCCCGACGACCAGGTGCGGGCCTTCCTGCAGCGCTACCAGGGCGATGCCATCGCCGACCGCATGCGCAACGACTGGCTGCTGGTGCTGGGCAAGCGCCACGACTGGAACGGTTTCGACGCCGAGTACCCGAAGTTCGTGCTGAAGGACGACACCCAGGTCGAGTGCTACGCGCTGCTCTCGCGCGTGCTCAAGGGCCAGGACGTGTCGGCCCAGGCACGCAGCACGCTGACCGACCCGCGCTACTACGGCGAGGGTTGCGTCGACCTGATCGGCACCCTGGCCCAGGGCCGGCAGATGTCGGCCGCGGACGTGGCCTACCAGGCGCGCCTGGCGCTCGAGCAGAACTACGTGACCCTGGCCGGCAAGATCGCCGCCACGCTGCCCGCGCCGGGTGCCGATGGCGATACGCTGGCCATGGTGGTCAAGATGGCGCGCAACGATCCGCGCCAGGCGGCGGCCTATCTCGCCGCCAGCGGCGCGGGACTGTCGCCCGAGCAGCTGGGCGCGGCCTGGGGCGTGGTCGGCCAGTTCGCCGCCAAGAAGCTGATGCCCGAGGCGGTCGACTACTACCGTCGCCAGCTGTCGCTGGGCGGCAACCAGTGGCTGTCGGACGATACCCAGGAATGGCGCGTGCGCGCTGCGCTGCGCCAGGGCGACTGGAGCATGGTGCGCCAGGCGATCGAGCAGATGCGCCCCGAACTGCGCGCCAAGGACCCGGCCTGGACCTATTGGTACGGCCGCGCGCTGAAGGCGGCCGGGCGCAACGATGAAGCGCAGCAGCAGTTCCAGTCGATCGCCGGGCAATTCAACTTCTACGGCCAGCTGGCCAACGAGGAACTGGGCAACCGCACCGTGGTGCCGCCCCGTGCCACCGTCAGCGACGCCGACGTCGACAGCATGCGGGCCCGGCCCGGCTTCCTGCGCGCGCAGAAGTTCTACGACCTGAACCTGCGCTTCGAAGGCAACCGCGAATGGAACTGGGAACTGCGCGGCATGACCGACCGCCAGCTGCTGGCCGCCGCCGAGTACGCGCGCCGCATCGAGCTGCTCGACCGTGCCGTCAATACCGCCGACCGCACCCAGGCGGAGCATGACTTCTCGCTGCGTTTCCTGATGCCTTACCGCGACCTGATGCAGCGCGCCACCGATGACGTCGGCCTGGACCTGGCCTGGGCCTATGGCCTGATCCGGCAGGAGTCCCGCTTCATCATGAACGCACGCTCGTCGGCCGGTGCCCACGGCCTGATGCAGGTGATGCCGGCCACGGCGCGCTACGTCGCGCGCAAGATCGGCATGGCGGACTTCTCGCCGTCGATGATGGGCGACCCCAACATCAACATCGTGCTCGGCACCAACTACCTGAACATGGTCTTCACCGACCTGGACAGCTCGTACACGCTGGCCTCGGCCGGCTACAACGCCGGTCCGGGACGGCCCAAGAACTGGCGCTCCAGCCTGCCGCGGGCGGTGGAGGGCGCGATCTTCGCCGAAACCATCCCGTTCAGCGAGACCCGGGGCTATGTCAAGAATGTGCTTTCGAATGCGACGTACTATGCTGCATTGATGAGCGGTCGGCCTCAGTCGCTCAAGGCCAGGCTGGGCACGATCGCGCCGTCGACGGTCACCGCCACCAACCTGCCCTGA
- a CDS encoding complex I NDUFA9 subunit family protein, which yields MQTSAVLVIGGAGFIGTHLVSRLAGVACASSAPLEPGTLTSPPIAPERIVVATRDVEHAQHLLLLPRVEVVELGLDDDAALDAAIGGLGVDGIVINLAGVLHGERADPYGPAFAAAHVQLPERILASCGRTGVRRLLHTSALGADSAGPSMYLRSKGDGELAVRDSDLDWTIFRPSVVFGPDDHFLNMFAQMQEVVPLVPLACAQARFQPIYVQDLAQAMVNAVASKATIRRIFELGGPQVYTLEELVRFAGRASGHPRPVLALPDALARVEAAMLEHMPGQPLVTRDNLDSMRLDNVLSAPMAAELGIHPASLESVMTEVLAGRTRDAELQGWRGSVHR from the coding sequence ATGCAGACCAGCGCTGTACTCGTCATCGGCGGGGCCGGATTCATCGGCACCCATCTCGTCTCGCGGCTGGCGGGTGTCGCCTGCGCCTCCAGCGCCCCGCTCGAGCCCGGCACACTGACTTCCCCGCCGATCGCGCCGGAACGTATCGTGGTCGCCACCCGCGACGTCGAACATGCCCAGCACCTGCTGCTGCTGCCGCGGGTCGAGGTGGTCGAGCTGGGGCTGGACGATGACGCCGCGCTCGACGCGGCGATCGGCGGGCTCGGTGTCGACGGCATCGTCATCAATCTCGCCGGCGTGCTGCATGGAGAGCGCGCCGATCCCTACGGCCCGGCCTTCGCCGCCGCCCACGTCCAGTTGCCCGAACGCATCCTGGCGTCGTGCGGGCGCACCGGCGTCCGCCGCCTGCTGCACACGAGCGCACTCGGCGCCGACAGCGCCGGCCCTTCGATGTACCTGCGCAGCAAGGGCGACGGCGAGCTGGCGGTGCGCGACAGCGATCTCGACTGGACCATCTTCCGGCCCTCGGTGGTGTTCGGCCCCGACGACCACTTCCTCAATATGTTCGCGCAGATGCAGGAAGTCGTGCCGCTGGTGCCGCTGGCTTGCGCGCAGGCCAGGTTCCAGCCCATCTACGTGCAGGACCTGGCCCAGGCCATGGTCAACGCCGTGGCGAGCAAGGCGACCATCCGCCGCATCTTCGAACTGGGCGGGCCGCAGGTCTACACACTGGAGGAACTGGTGCGTTTCGCCGGCCGCGCCTCGGGCCATCCGCGGCCCGTGCTGGCCCTGCCCGATGCCCTCGCGCGGGTGGAAGCCGCGATGCTCGAGCACATGCCGGGCCAGCCGCTGGTCACGCGCGACAACCTCGACTCGATGCGCCTGGACAATGTGCTGAGCGCACCGATGGCGGCGGAGCTGGGCATCCATCCCGCCAGCCTGGAATCGGTGATGACCGAAGTGCTGGCAGGGCGCACGCGCGATGCCGAACTGCAGGGATGGCGGGGCAGCGTGCACCGTTGA
- a CDS encoding multifunctional CCA addition/repair protein, which produces MQVYAVGGAIRDSLLGRPSQDRDYVVVGATPAEMEAAGYKPVGKDFPVFLHPRTREEYALARTERKTAAGYKGFDFYCAPDVTLEEDLVRRDLTINAMAREVGPDGALTGPVIDPFGGRRDLEARLFRHVSEAFVEDPVRILRVGRFAARFADFQVAPETALLMRAMVDGGEVDALVAERVWQELARGLMETRPSRMFEVLRACGALARLLPELDRLWGVPQRADHHPEVDTGVHVMMVIDTAAAMGAPLPVRFAALAHDLGKGTTPEDVLPRHLGHEQRGVELLTAVCQRLRVPNDCRDLALLVAREHGNIHRSDTFGAAALVRLLERCDALRKPERFAQALQACEADVRGRLGFETRAYPQAARLSAAREAAAGVDAGAIARACGNDVERIRERVHEARVAAVQARLEP; this is translated from the coding sequence ATGCAGGTCTACGCCGTGGGCGGAGCCATCCGCGACAGCCTGCTGGGACGCCCCAGCCAGGACCGCGACTACGTGGTGGTCGGCGCCACGCCGGCCGAGATGGAAGCGGCCGGCTACAAGCCGGTCGGCAAGGATTTCCCGGTCTTCCTCCACCCGCGCACGCGCGAGGAGTATGCGCTGGCGCGTACCGAGCGCAAGACCGCGGCCGGCTACAAGGGTTTCGATTTCTACTGCGCGCCCGACGTCACGCTGGAGGAAGACCTGGTCCGGCGCGACCTGACCATCAATGCGATGGCGCGCGAGGTGGGCCCGGACGGCGCGCTCACCGGTCCTGTCATCGACCCGTTCGGCGGCCGGCGCGACCTGGAGGCGCGGCTGTTCCGCCACGTGTCCGAGGCCTTCGTCGAGGATCCCGTGCGCATCCTGCGCGTCGGCCGCTTCGCCGCGCGTTTCGCCGATTTTCAGGTGGCGCCGGAGACCGCGCTGCTGATGCGCGCGATGGTCGACGGCGGCGAGGTGGACGCCCTGGTGGCGGAGCGCGTCTGGCAGGAGCTGGCGCGGGGGCTGATGGAGACGCGTCCCTCGCGCATGTTCGAGGTGCTGCGCGCTTGCGGCGCGCTGGCCCGGCTGCTGCCCGAGCTCGACCGCCTGTGGGGCGTGCCGCAGCGTGCCGACCACCATCCCGAGGTGGACACCGGCGTGCATGTGATGATGGTCATCGACACCGCCGCCGCGATGGGCGCACCGCTGCCGGTGCGTTTCGCGGCACTGGCGCATGACCTGGGCAAGGGCACCACGCCCGAGGATGTGCTGCCGCGCCATCTCGGCCACGAGCAGCGCGGCGTCGAACTGCTGACGGCGGTGTGCCAGCGCCTGCGCGTGCCCAACGACTGCCGCGACCTGGCGCTGCTGGTAGCGCGCGAACATGGCAACATCCACCGCTCGGACACCTTCGGCGCTGCCGCGCTGGTGCGGCTGCTGGAGCGCTGCGATGCGCTGCGCAAGCCGGAGCGCTTCGCCCAGGCACTGCAGGCCTGCGAGGCCGACGTGCGCGGCCGCCTCGGCTTCGAGACGCGCGCCTACCCGCAGGCCGCGCGGCTGTCGGCCGCACGCGAAGCCGCGGCCGGCGTCGATGCCGGGGCCATCGCGCGTGCCTGCGGCAACGACGTGGAGCGCATCCGCGAGCGCGTGCATGAAGCGCGCGTGGCCGCCGTGCAGGCGCGCCTGGAGCCTTAG
- a CDS encoding DUF2905 domain-containing protein encodes MLRWTFTIFLSVVVLSAALPWLQKLGIGRLPGDVRFRLFGREYVLPFASTILLSLLALMLGRLL; translated from the coding sequence ATGCTGCGCTGGACCTTCACCATCTTCCTCAGCGTGGTCGTGCTGTCGGCGGCGCTGCCGTGGCTGCAGAAGCTGGGCATCGGCCGCCTGCCGGGCGACGTGCGCTTCCGCCTGTTCGGCCGCGAGTACGTGCTGCCCTTCGCCTCCACCATCCTGCTGTCGCTGCTGGCGCTGATGCTCGGCCGGCTGCTCTAG
- a CDS encoding 5-formyltetrahydrofolate cyclo-ligase produces MPAQHDAISAAPAESSAPSGTDRAALRRRLLALRETLPQRAQADARIEAALAALLARLPVRCLGFYWPIQHEFDARALLARWLAEAPGREAALPVVSAPGAPLDFHLWEPATPMRSGRYGIPVPDGSAPATPDALLIPCVGFSDGKFRLGYGGGFYDRTLAAAAPRPLAIGIGFDACRVVLPPQAHDLPMDWIVSESGAF; encoded by the coding sequence ATGCCCGCGCAACACGACGCGATTTCCGCCGCGCCGGCCGAATCCTCCGCACCCTCCGGCACCGACCGCGCCGCCCTGCGCCGCCGCCTGCTGGCGCTGCGCGAGACCCTGCCGCAGCGTGCGCAAGCCGATGCGCGCATCGAGGCCGCCCTGGCGGCCCTGCTGGCGCGCCTGCCGGTGCGCTGCCTCGGCTTCTACTGGCCCATCCAGCACGAGTTCGACGCGCGCGCGCTGCTGGCGCGCTGGCTGGCGGAGGCTCCCGGCCGCGAGGCCGCGCTGCCGGTGGTCAGCGCGCCGGGCGCGCCGCTCGACTTCCACCTGTGGGAACCCGCCACGCCGATGCGCAGCGGGCGCTACGGCATCCCCGTGCCCGACGGCAGCGCGCCGGCGACGCCCGACGCGCTGCTGATACCGTGTGTCGGCTTCAGCGACGGAAAGTTCCGCCTCGGCTATGGCGGCGGCTTCTACGACCGCACGCTGGCGGCGGCCGCGCCACGGCCGCTCGCCATCGGCATCGGCTTCGATGCCTGCCGCGTGGTGCTGCCACCACAGGCGCACGACCTGCCGATGGACTGGATCGTCAGCGAGAGCGGGGCGTTCTAG
- a CDS encoding Mut7-C RNAse domain-containing protein translates to MAYATFRFYEELNDFLPPDQRGREIGCACARAATVKHMIEALGVPHTEVELVLVNGVSSDFSRRLADGDRVSVYPTFERLDITPLLRVRERPLRVLRFVADAHLGGLAHLLRMTGFDTLYDNHFEDREIARLAASENRVVLTRDRELLKRRGIDHGCYVRTLKPAQQVREIFARLDLARSARPFALCLDCNVPLAPLPRAEADGRVPSAVLARHERFVTCPHCRRVFWEGSHWRHMRALVDELLAGAGDGEAALNVPNA, encoded by the coding sequence ATGGCGTACGCCACCTTCCGCTTCTACGAAGAACTGAACGACTTCCTGCCGCCGGACCAGCGCGGCCGGGAGATCGGCTGCGCCTGCGCGCGCGCCGCCACCGTCAAGCACATGATCGAGGCGCTGGGCGTGCCCCATACCGAGGTCGAGCTGGTGCTGGTGAACGGTGTGTCGTCCGACTTTTCGCGCCGGCTGGCCGACGGCGACCGCGTGTCGGTCTATCCGACCTTCGAGCGCCTCGATATCACGCCGCTGCTGCGCGTGCGTGAGCGCCCGCTGCGGGTGCTGCGCTTCGTCGCCGATGCCCACCTCGGCGGGCTGGCCCACCTGCTGCGCATGACCGGCTTCGACACGCTCTATGACAACCACTTCGAGGACCGCGAGATCGCCCGCCTGGCCGCCAGCGAGAACCGCGTGGTGCTGACGCGCGACCGCGAACTGCTCAAGCGCCGCGGCATCGACCATGGCTGCTACGTGCGCACGCTCAAGCCGGCACAGCAGGTGCGCGAGATCTTCGCGCGGCTCGACCTCGCGCGCAGCGCGCGCCCCTTCGCGCTATGCCTGGACTGCAACGTGCCGCTGGCGCCGCTGCCGCGCGCCGAGGCGGACGGGCGCGTGCCGTCGGCGGTGCTGGCGCGCCATGAGCGCTTCGTGACCTGTCCGCATTGCCGGCGCGTCTTCTGGGAGGGCTCGCACTGGCGCCACATGCGGGCGCTGGTCGACGAACTGCTGGCGGGCGCGGGCGACGGCGAGGCCGCCTTGAACGTCCCGAACGCCTAG
- a CDS encoding alkaline phosphatase, with product MRRISVIAAAVMSVALASCGGDDNSNPTTQGSTEKPQASTPPTKNVVFFLGDGMGMTTMTAARIYKVGEDGDLTMDTLPESGFVRTYSNNAQVTDSAPSMAAYMTGVKMNNEVISMTPETSAFDANGKDYLSGADSTCPSSGNGKSVPTLLEQMKAAGYGTGVVTTTRITHATPAATYAHICHRDGENTIAAQLVPKGAGFNGALGDGVDVVFGGGRKHFQNKAAGGARTDNRDLVAEFKAAGYTYAANKSDFDKIGSSAAKVVGLFNSSHMAYDLDRDPAAEPSLAEMTGKAIDVLAAKKKGFFLMVEGGRIDHALHETTARKALQDTVAFDNAIKAAIDKLNVIDPGLKNTLIVVTADHDHTLVLNGYAKRTGPTTDSNPGVLGLVKNYVTGIANPDSSGNPFTIIGFGNGENRPATRTALTDAAVFDKAYHQEAVIPMATGGETHGGTDVFIGAMGNGAASFSGVMDNTDVFGLIKKTIGL from the coding sequence ATGAGAAGGATTTCCGTCATCGCGGCGGCAGTGATGTCGGTCGCGCTCGCATCGTGCGGCGGCGACGACAACAGCAACCCGACCACGCAGGGGTCGACCGAGAAGCCCCAGGCCAGCACGCCACCGACCAAGAACGTCGTCTTCTTCCTCGGCGACGGCATGGGCATGACCACCATGACCGCCGCGCGCATCTACAAGGTGGGCGAGGACGGTGACCTGACCATGGACACGCTGCCCGAGAGCGGCTTCGTGCGGACCTACTCCAACAACGCCCAGGTCACCGACAGCGCGCCGTCGATGGCGGCCTACATGACCGGCGTCAAGATGAACAACGAAGTCATCTCGATGACGCCGGAGACGAGCGCCTTCGACGCCAACGGCAAGGACTACCTGTCCGGCGCCGACAGCACCTGCCCGTCGAGCGGCAACGGCAAGAGCGTACCGACTCTTCTTGAACAAATGAAGGCAGCCGGCTACGGCACCGGCGTGGTCACCACCACCCGTATCACGCACGCCACGCCGGCGGCCACCTACGCCCACATCTGCCACCGCGACGGCGAGAACACCATCGCCGCCCAGCTGGTGCCGAAGGGCGCGGGCTTCAACGGCGCGCTGGGCGACGGCGTCGACGTAGTCTTCGGCGGCGGCCGCAAGCACTTCCAGAACAAGGCCGCGGGTGGTGCCCGCACCGACAACCGTGACCTCGTCGCCGAGTTCAAGGCCGCCGGCTACACCTATGCGGCCAACAAGTCGGACTTCGACAAGATCGGCAGCAGCGCCGCCAAGGTGGTGGGCCTGTTCAACTCGAGCCACATGGCTTACGACCTGGACCGCGACCCGGCTGCCGAGCCGAGCCTGGCCGAGATGACCGGCAAGGCCATCGACGTGCTGGCCGCCAAGAAGAAGGGCTTCTTCCTGATGGTGGAAGGCGGCCGCATCGACCATGCGCTGCACGAGACCACCGCGCGCAAGGCGCTGCAGGACACCGTCGCCTTCGACAACGCGATCAAGGCGGCCATCGACAAGCTCAACGTGATCGACCCGGGCCTGAAGAACACCCTGATCGTGGTCACCGCCGACCATGACCACACCCTGGTCCTGAACGGCTACGCCAAGCGCACCGGCCCGACCACCGACAGCAACCCGGGCGTGCTCGGCCTGGTGAAGAACTACGTCACCGGCATCGCGAACCCCGACAGCAGCGGTAACCCCTTCACCATCATCGGCTTCGGCAACGGCGAGAACCGCCCGGCGACGCGCACCGCGCTGACCGACGCCGCCGTGTTCGACAAGGCCTACCACCAGGAGGCCGTGATCCCGATGGCGACGGGCGGCGAGACCCACGGCGGCACCGATGTCTTCATCGGCGCCATGGGCAATGGCGCGGCCAGCTTCTCCGGTGTGATGGACAACACCGATGTGTTCGGCCTGATCAAGAAAACGATCGGACTCTAA
- a CDS encoding glutathione S-transferase family protein, whose translation MKLVIGNKNYSSWSLRPWLLLRQAGVDFEEIPVSLFAPGSAEQIARYSPAAKVPVLIDGSVVVWDSLAISEYVAERLPEKRLWPADPAERAHARAICAEMHAGFANLRSQLPMNATAVLPGRGWNVAVQRDVERVARIWGELRERNAARGPFLFGDFTVADAYYAPVVSRFATYGIHLPDAAKAYADFILALPSMQQWIAGARAEREFVVADEPYRLAPERADAIIIG comes from the coding sequence ATGAAGCTCGTCATCGGCAACAAGAATTATTCGTCCTGGTCGCTGCGTCCCTGGCTGCTGCTGCGCCAGGCCGGCGTCGACTTCGAGGAGATTCCCGTCTCGCTGTTCGCGCCGGGCTCGGCCGAGCAGATCGCACGCTATTCGCCGGCCGCCAAGGTGCCGGTGCTGATCGACGGCAGCGTGGTGGTGTGGGACTCGCTGGCCATTTCCGAGTACGTGGCCGAGCGCCTGCCCGAGAAGCGGCTGTGGCCGGCTGATCCGGCCGAGCGCGCCCATGCGCGCGCCATCTGCGCCGAGATGCATGCCGGTTTCGCCAACCTGCGCAGCCAGCTGCCGATGAACGCCACCGCGGTGCTGCCCGGGCGCGGCTGGAACGTCGCCGTGCAGCGCGACGTGGAGCGCGTCGCGCGCATCTGGGGCGAGCTGCGCGAGCGCAATGCGGCGCGCGGCCCGTTCCTGTTCGGCGACTTCACCGTGGCCGACGCCTACTATGCGCCGGTGGTGAGCCGCTTCGCCACCTATGGCATCCACCTGCCAGACGCGGCCAAGGCCTACGCCGATTTCATCCTGGCGCTGCCGTCGATGCAGCAATGGATCGCCGGCGCGCGCGCGGAGCGCGAGTTCGTGGTGGCCGACGAGCCCTATCGTCTGGCGCCCGAGCGGGCCGACGCCATCATCATCGGCTGA